From Topomyia yanbarensis strain Yona2022 chromosome 1, ASM3024719v1, whole genome shotgun sequence, one genomic window encodes:
- the LOC131682284 gene encoding uncharacterized protein LOC131682284 isoform X2, giving the protein MGRSASKEQTANPPNNPWEVEIARKKRREQNVKERAAEVAAERKKIEKLRKREEKEAKRAQKKKSKKRKSKLEDLKDSQPPPIVRKSKAKLEESDYDSEAIRRMQDQLAFSSDVFVLNQLLLGVQFYGNYEREMWDAVERNRQAENKHNGRISQHCKTVILPDRLQDAVDQRVKFLPKHGLRKNELQPLYTQTCYVIHDNIEISNPGESSVYSILTNAPIYKLEIEDGLEEKLNNAGRRRRAYCHHGYIKLKSTEYIKPNDPSPLDVINEKPNGYGDDSNGLCKKQMKETPKTSSTSESDTMDEEDEVDEEEDDVPIVNFGKINFRDSVAIKLPKPTPNGSIYGLNRLVIPSTSTSSTSPPSSEYDYAYITAINTHQPLSIMKGISNDRPVSTTVLPDYCVTTINCPTELNQGYYSDAESDADKLVYLAKGALPVKNNPVEYTTEQRQYLNSKGFLAYFINLFQDTLAQDLGIGREDLDKATWKGAVIYSGCWEIVPAILCPWPREAVEWVQRKREVKINPLTKQKFQWPTPPMIQKVKSFGCHVIPSGYAPKQGSNRYRQLEWKIVFPEAERYLESCLTNTQTKIYMLTKLLFKTFVDPVFTTGVSMFSNEHLRAHLFWQCESNYAAWPADYLGEAFIRFLNALLDRIKTHKLPDYFLPSRNLFENIPEKVLVELHKRIFRITENPVMHVLIALRNMKLPGGNVTFYPKIRIKRLYSVLIIDNPLKILNPRFRDENENLAAEDSADDDGNEKEVAVGSMAYFNQQEVESRKQRTRIVRFMEAEKMKQEQQTNEERRVSMDSIDLMFSPLKHMENIRRQLIYNIFVQHFIDMAQTSYYFRSLNQGLVYLKQAERLCSLLSDDHGVEEARRFLSKIYRLRSEILKTTNHTSYGPALPKRASSIQSPQNRRMRMKSPRQNGRPSYSNVSPESRSPEETPWQSPENDRRRAATRVSVQVHPGPSTSRFDVSTDQDEISQLLGNVSAIA; this is encoded by the exons ATGGGCCGTTCCGCCTCCAAGGAACAAACCGCAAACCCCCCGAACAATCCGTGGGAGGTGGAAATAGCCCGGAAGAAACGTCGCGAACAAAATGTGAAGGAACGTGCCGCGGAAGTGGCTGCCGAACGGAAGAAGATCGAGAAGCTACGGAAACGGGAGGAAAAGGAAGCGAAACGGGCACAGAAAAAGAAGAGCAAAAAGCGGAAATCAAAACTGGAAGATTTGAAGGACAGCCAACCACCGCCCATCGTGCGCAAATCGAAGGCTAAGCTGGAGGAAAGTGATTACGATTCGGAAGCGATTCGACGGATGCAGGATCAGCTGGCGTTCAGCAGTGATGTGTTCGTGCTGAACCAGCTGCTGCTGGGGGTGCAGTTCTACGGGAACTATGAAAG AGAAATGTGGGATGCAGTCGAACGGAATCGACAAGCGGAGAACAAACACAACGGACGGATATCACAGCACTGCAAAACGGTCATCCTACCCGATCGATTGCAGGATGCAGTTGATCAAAGGGTCAAATTTCTACCCAA ACACGGACTTCGAAAGAACGAACTGCAGCCCCTGTACACACAGACCTGCTACGTGATACACGACAACATCGAGATATCCAACCCTGGGGAATCTTCGGTGTACAGCATTCTAACGAATGCACCCATCTACAAGCTGGAAATTGAGGACGGCTTGGAGGAGAAGCTGAACAATGCCGGCAGACGACGCCGGGCGTACTGCCATCACGGATACATCAAGCTGAAAAGTACCGAGTACATCAAACCAAACGATCCGTCGCCACTGGATGTGATAAACGAGAAACCGAATGGGTATGGCGACGATTCAAATGGTTTATGTAAAAAGCAAATGAAGGAAACGCCTAAAACTAGTAGTACCAGTGAAAGTGACACCATGGATGAGGAGGACGAAGTCGATGAAGAGGAAGATGACGTCCCGATCGTTAATTTCGGAAAAATtaacttcagagatagcgtcgCGATAAAACTGCCCAAACCAACTCCCAACGGTAGTATCTACGGGTTGAACCGCTTGGTTATCCCGTCAACCTCGACTAGTTCAACGTCTCCACCGAGCAGTGAGTACGACTACGCGTACATAACGGCGATCAACACCCATCAACCGCTTAGCATAATGAAAGGGATCAGTAACGATCGACCGGTTAGTACCACGGTTCTACCGGATTACTGCGTGACAACAATCAACTGTCCAACCGAGTTGAACCAGGGCTACTACTCGGACGCCGAGTCCGATGCGGACAAACTAGTTTATCTAGCAAAAGGTGCGCTACCGGTGAAAAATAACCCCGTAGAATACACAACCGAACAACGGCAGTACCTCAACTCGAAGGGGTTCCTCGCCTACTTCATTAACCTGTTCCAGGATACTCTAGCTCAAGATCTGGGCATCGGGAGAGAAGATCTGGATAAGGCAACGTGGAAAGGAGCCGTAATCTACAGCGGTTGCTGGGAGATTGTCCCCGCGATTCTATGCCCTTGGCCACGAGAAGCTGTAGAATGGGTTCAACGAAAACGCGAAGTCAAAATCAATCCGCTTACCAAACAAAAATTCCAATGGCCTACACCGCCCATGATTCAGAAGGTTAAATCATTCGGCTGCCACGTCATCCCTTCCGGATACGCCCCAAAACAGGGTAGCAATCGCTACCGTCAGCTAGAGTGGAAGATCGTTTTCCCCGAAGCGGAACGCTACCTGGAAAGCTGCCTAACCAACACCCAAACGAAGATCTACATGCTGACGAAACTGTTGTTTAAAACGTTCGTCGATCCTGTCTTCACGACCGGTGTCAGCATGTTCAGCAACGAACATCTGCGGGCACATCTCTTCTGGCAGTGCGAAAGCAACTACGCAGCCTGGCCGGCAGACTACCTTGGGGAAGCATTCATTCGATTCCTGAACGCTCTGCTAGATCGCATAAAAACGCACAAACTTCCCGACTACTTCCTACCGAGTCGGAACCTGTTCGAGAACATCCCGGAAAAAGTGCTGGTCGAGTTGCACAAACGAATCTTCCGAATCACCGAGAATCCGGTGATGCACGTTCTGATCGCGCTACGAAATATGAAGCTTCCCGGAGGGAATGTGACGTTCTATCCGAAGATCCGAATCAAGCGGCTGTATTCCGTGTTGATCATCGATAATCCACTGAAAATCTTGAATCCGCGGTTTCGAGATGAGAACGAGAACTTGGCTGCGGAGGATTCAGCCGATGACGACGGGAACGAGAAAGAGGTCGCCGTTGGATCGATGGCGTATTTCAACCAACAGGAGGTGGAATCACGAAAACAGAGGACGCGCATAGTTCGGTTCATGGAAGCGGAAAAGATGAAGCAAGAGCAACAAACCAACGAGGAGCGTCGGGTTTCGATGGATTCGATCGATTTGATG ttcagtccGCTGAAACACATGGAGAATATCCGGCGCCAATTGATTTACAACATCTTCGTGCAGCATTTCATCGACATGGCTCAGACATCATACTACTTCCGATCGCTCAATCAGGGGTTGGTCTATTTGAAACAGGCCGAACGGTTGTGCAGTCTGCTGAGTGATGATCACGGAGTGGAGGAAGCACGCCGTTTTCTGTCCAAGATCTATCGCTTGCGTAGCGAGATACTGAAAACGACTAATCATACCAGTTACGGACCGGCTCTACCCAAACGAGCCAGTTCCATACAGAGTCCCCAAAATCGACGCATGCGAATGAAGTCACCGAGACAGAACGGACGACCATCGTACAGCAACGTTAGTCCGGAATCGCGTTCGCCCGAGGAAACACCGTGGCAATCGCCGGAAAATGACAGAAGACGTGCTGCCACGCGGGTTTCGGTGCAAGTACATCCGGGACCGTCAACTTCACGATTCGACGTTTCAACCGATCAGGACGAGATTTCTCAGTTACTGGGAAATGTGTCCGCTATTGCTTAG
- the LOC131682284 gene encoding uncharacterized protein LOC131682284 isoform X1 gives MGRSASKEQTANPPNNPWEVEIARKKRREQNVKERAAEVAAERKKIEKLRKREEKEAKRAQKKKSKKRKSKLEDLKDSQPPPIVRKSKAKLEESDYDSEAIRRMQDQLAFSSDVFVLNQLLLGVQFYGNYEREMWDAVERNRQAENKHNGRISQHCKTVILPDRLQDAVDQRVKFLPKHGLRKNELQPLYTQTCYVIHDNIEISNPGESSVYSILTNAPIYKLEIEDGLEEKLNNAGRRRRAYCHHGYIKLKSTEYIKPNDPSPLDVINEKPNGYGDDSNGLCKKQMKETPKTSSTSESDTMDEEDEVDEEEDDVPIVNFGKINFRDSVAIKLPKPTPNGSIYGLNRLVIPSTSTSSTSPPSSEYDYAYITAINTHQPLSIMKGISNDRPVSTTVLPDYCVTTINCPTELNQGYYSDAESDADKLVYLAKGALPVKNNPVEYTTEQRQYLNSKGFLAYFINLFQDTLAQDLGIGREDLDKATWKGAVIYSGCWEIVPAILCPWPREAVEWVQRKREVKINPLTKQKFQWPTPPMIQKVKSFGCHVIPSGYAPKQGSNRYRQLEWKIVFPEAERYLESCLTNTQTKIYMLTKLLFKTFVDPVFTTGVSMFSNEHLRAHLFWQCESNYAAWPADYLGEAFIRFLNALLDRIKTHKLPDYFLPSRNLFENIPEKVLVELHKRIFRITENPVMHVLIALRNMKLPGGNVTFYPKIRIKRLYSVLIIDNPLKILNPRFRDENENLAAEDSADDDGNEKEVAVGSMAYFNQQEVESRKQRTRIVRFMEAEKMKQEQQTNEERRVSMDSIDLMFVFNFQFSPLKHMENIRRQLIYNIFVQHFIDMAQTSYYFRSLNQGLVYLKQAERLCSLLSDDHGVEEARRFLSKIYRLRSEILKTTNHTSYGPALPKRASSIQSPQNRRMRMKSPRQNGRPSYSNVSPESRSPEETPWQSPENDRRRAATRVSVQVHPGPSTSRFDVSTDQDEISQLLGNVSAIA, from the exons ATGGGCCGTTCCGCCTCCAAGGAACAAACCGCAAACCCCCCGAACAATCCGTGGGAGGTGGAAATAGCCCGGAAGAAACGTCGCGAACAAAATGTGAAGGAACGTGCCGCGGAAGTGGCTGCCGAACGGAAGAAGATCGAGAAGCTACGGAAACGGGAGGAAAAGGAAGCGAAACGGGCACAGAAAAAGAAGAGCAAAAAGCGGAAATCAAAACTGGAAGATTTGAAGGACAGCCAACCACCGCCCATCGTGCGCAAATCGAAGGCTAAGCTGGAGGAAAGTGATTACGATTCGGAAGCGATTCGACGGATGCAGGATCAGCTGGCGTTCAGCAGTGATGTGTTCGTGCTGAACCAGCTGCTGCTGGGGGTGCAGTTCTACGGGAACTATGAAAG AGAAATGTGGGATGCAGTCGAACGGAATCGACAAGCGGAGAACAAACACAACGGACGGATATCACAGCACTGCAAAACGGTCATCCTACCCGATCGATTGCAGGATGCAGTTGATCAAAGGGTCAAATTTCTACCCAA ACACGGACTTCGAAAGAACGAACTGCAGCCCCTGTACACACAGACCTGCTACGTGATACACGACAACATCGAGATATCCAACCCTGGGGAATCTTCGGTGTACAGCATTCTAACGAATGCACCCATCTACAAGCTGGAAATTGAGGACGGCTTGGAGGAGAAGCTGAACAATGCCGGCAGACGACGCCGGGCGTACTGCCATCACGGATACATCAAGCTGAAAAGTACCGAGTACATCAAACCAAACGATCCGTCGCCACTGGATGTGATAAACGAGAAACCGAATGGGTATGGCGACGATTCAAATGGTTTATGTAAAAAGCAAATGAAGGAAACGCCTAAAACTAGTAGTACCAGTGAAAGTGACACCATGGATGAGGAGGACGAAGTCGATGAAGAGGAAGATGACGTCCCGATCGTTAATTTCGGAAAAATtaacttcagagatagcgtcgCGATAAAACTGCCCAAACCAACTCCCAACGGTAGTATCTACGGGTTGAACCGCTTGGTTATCCCGTCAACCTCGACTAGTTCAACGTCTCCACCGAGCAGTGAGTACGACTACGCGTACATAACGGCGATCAACACCCATCAACCGCTTAGCATAATGAAAGGGATCAGTAACGATCGACCGGTTAGTACCACGGTTCTACCGGATTACTGCGTGACAACAATCAACTGTCCAACCGAGTTGAACCAGGGCTACTACTCGGACGCCGAGTCCGATGCGGACAAACTAGTTTATCTAGCAAAAGGTGCGCTACCGGTGAAAAATAACCCCGTAGAATACACAACCGAACAACGGCAGTACCTCAACTCGAAGGGGTTCCTCGCCTACTTCATTAACCTGTTCCAGGATACTCTAGCTCAAGATCTGGGCATCGGGAGAGAAGATCTGGATAAGGCAACGTGGAAAGGAGCCGTAATCTACAGCGGTTGCTGGGAGATTGTCCCCGCGATTCTATGCCCTTGGCCACGAGAAGCTGTAGAATGGGTTCAACGAAAACGCGAAGTCAAAATCAATCCGCTTACCAAACAAAAATTCCAATGGCCTACACCGCCCATGATTCAGAAGGTTAAATCATTCGGCTGCCACGTCATCCCTTCCGGATACGCCCCAAAACAGGGTAGCAATCGCTACCGTCAGCTAGAGTGGAAGATCGTTTTCCCCGAAGCGGAACGCTACCTGGAAAGCTGCCTAACCAACACCCAAACGAAGATCTACATGCTGACGAAACTGTTGTTTAAAACGTTCGTCGATCCTGTCTTCACGACCGGTGTCAGCATGTTCAGCAACGAACATCTGCGGGCACATCTCTTCTGGCAGTGCGAAAGCAACTACGCAGCCTGGCCGGCAGACTACCTTGGGGAAGCATTCATTCGATTCCTGAACGCTCTGCTAGATCGCATAAAAACGCACAAACTTCCCGACTACTTCCTACCGAGTCGGAACCTGTTCGAGAACATCCCGGAAAAAGTGCTGGTCGAGTTGCACAAACGAATCTTCCGAATCACCGAGAATCCGGTGATGCACGTTCTGATCGCGCTACGAAATATGAAGCTTCCCGGAGGGAATGTGACGTTCTATCCGAAGATCCGAATCAAGCGGCTGTATTCCGTGTTGATCATCGATAATCCACTGAAAATCTTGAATCCGCGGTTTCGAGATGAGAACGAGAACTTGGCTGCGGAGGATTCAGCCGATGACGACGGGAACGAGAAAGAGGTCGCCGTTGGATCGATGGCGTATTTCAACCAACAGGAGGTGGAATCACGAAAACAGAGGACGCGCATAGTTCGGTTCATGGAAGCGGAAAAGATGAAGCAAGAGCAACAAACCAACGAGGAGCGTCGGGTTTCGATGGATTCGATCGATTTGATG tttgtttttaattttcagttcagtccGCTGAAACACATGGAGAATATCCGGCGCCAATTGATTTACAACATCTTCGTGCAGCATTTCATCGACATGGCTCAGACATCATACTACTTCCGATCGCTCAATCAGGGGTTGGTCTATTTGAAACAGGCCGAACGGTTGTGCAGTCTGCTGAGTGATGATCACGGAGTGGAGGAAGCACGCCGTTTTCTGTCCAAGATCTATCGCTTGCGTAGCGAGATACTGAAAACGACTAATCATACCAGTTACGGACCGGCTCTACCCAAACGAGCCAGTTCCATACAGAGTCCCCAAAATCGACGCATGCGAATGAAGTCACCGAGACAGAACGGACGACCATCGTACAGCAACGTTAGTCCGGAATCGCGTTCGCCCGAGGAAACACCGTGGCAATCGCCGGAAAATGACAGAAGACGTGCTGCCACGCGGGTTTCGGTGCAAGTACATCCGGGACCGTCAACTTCACGATTCGACGTTTCAACCGATCAGGACGAGATTTCTCAGTTACTGGGAAATGTGTCCGCTATTGCTTAG
- the LOC131682284 gene encoding uncharacterized protein LOC131682284 isoform X3, with product MGRSASKEQTANPPNNPWEVEIARKKRREQNVKERAAEVAAERKKIEKLRKREEKEAKRAQKKKSKKRKSKLEDLKDSQPPPIVRKSKAKLEESDYDSEAIRRMQDQLAFSSDVFVLNQLLLGVQFYGNYEREMWDAVERNRQAENKHNGRISQHCKTVILPDRLQDAVDQRVKFLPKHGLRKNELQPLYTQTCYVIHDNIEISNPGESSVYSILTNAPIYKLEIEDGLEEKLNNAGRRRRAYCHHGYIKLKSTEYIKPNDPSPLDVINEKPNGYGDDSNGLCKKQMKETPKTSSTSESDTMDEEDEVDEEEDDVPIVNFGKINFRDSVAIKLPKPTPNGSIYGLNRLVIPSTSTSSTSPPSSEYDYAYITAINTHQPLSIMKGISNDRPVSTTVLPDYCVTTINCPTELNQGYYSDAESDADKLVYLAKGALPVKNNPVEYTTEQRQYLNSKGFLAYFINLFQDTLAQDLGIGREDLDKATWKGAVIYSGCWEIVPAILCPWPREAVEWVQRKREVKINPLTKQKFQWPTPPMIQKVKSFGCHVIPSGYAPKQGSNRYRQLEWKIVFPEAERYLESCLTNTQTKIYMLTKLLFKTFVDPVFTTGVSMFSNEHLRAHLFWQCESNYAAWPADYLGEAFIRFLNALLDRIKTHKLPDYFLPSRNLFENIPEKVLVELHKRIFRITENPVMHVLIALRNMKLPGGNVTFYPKIRIKRLYSVLIIDNPLKILNPRFRDENENLAAEDSADDDGNEKEVAVGSMAYFNQQEVESRKQRTRIVRFMEAEKMKQEQQTNEERRVSMDSIDLMVGNEIQSAETHGEYPAPIDLQHLRAAFHRHGSDIILLPIAQSGVGLFETGRTVVQSAE from the exons ATGGGCCGTTCCGCCTCCAAGGAACAAACCGCAAACCCCCCGAACAATCCGTGGGAGGTGGAAATAGCCCGGAAGAAACGTCGCGAACAAAATGTGAAGGAACGTGCCGCGGAAGTGGCTGCCGAACGGAAGAAGATCGAGAAGCTACGGAAACGGGAGGAAAAGGAAGCGAAACGGGCACAGAAAAAGAAGAGCAAAAAGCGGAAATCAAAACTGGAAGATTTGAAGGACAGCCAACCACCGCCCATCGTGCGCAAATCGAAGGCTAAGCTGGAGGAAAGTGATTACGATTCGGAAGCGATTCGACGGATGCAGGATCAGCTGGCGTTCAGCAGTGATGTGTTCGTGCTGAACCAGCTGCTGCTGGGGGTGCAGTTCTACGGGAACTATGAAAG AGAAATGTGGGATGCAGTCGAACGGAATCGACAAGCGGAGAACAAACACAACGGACGGATATCACAGCACTGCAAAACGGTCATCCTACCCGATCGATTGCAGGATGCAGTTGATCAAAGGGTCAAATTTCTACCCAA ACACGGACTTCGAAAGAACGAACTGCAGCCCCTGTACACACAGACCTGCTACGTGATACACGACAACATCGAGATATCCAACCCTGGGGAATCTTCGGTGTACAGCATTCTAACGAATGCACCCATCTACAAGCTGGAAATTGAGGACGGCTTGGAGGAGAAGCTGAACAATGCCGGCAGACGACGCCGGGCGTACTGCCATCACGGATACATCAAGCTGAAAAGTACCGAGTACATCAAACCAAACGATCCGTCGCCACTGGATGTGATAAACGAGAAACCGAATGGGTATGGCGACGATTCAAATGGTTTATGTAAAAAGCAAATGAAGGAAACGCCTAAAACTAGTAGTACCAGTGAAAGTGACACCATGGATGAGGAGGACGAAGTCGATGAAGAGGAAGATGACGTCCCGATCGTTAATTTCGGAAAAATtaacttcagagatagcgtcgCGATAAAACTGCCCAAACCAACTCCCAACGGTAGTATCTACGGGTTGAACCGCTTGGTTATCCCGTCAACCTCGACTAGTTCAACGTCTCCACCGAGCAGTGAGTACGACTACGCGTACATAACGGCGATCAACACCCATCAACCGCTTAGCATAATGAAAGGGATCAGTAACGATCGACCGGTTAGTACCACGGTTCTACCGGATTACTGCGTGACAACAATCAACTGTCCAACCGAGTTGAACCAGGGCTACTACTCGGACGCCGAGTCCGATGCGGACAAACTAGTTTATCTAGCAAAAGGTGCGCTACCGGTGAAAAATAACCCCGTAGAATACACAACCGAACAACGGCAGTACCTCAACTCGAAGGGGTTCCTCGCCTACTTCATTAACCTGTTCCAGGATACTCTAGCTCAAGATCTGGGCATCGGGAGAGAAGATCTGGATAAGGCAACGTGGAAAGGAGCCGTAATCTACAGCGGTTGCTGGGAGATTGTCCCCGCGATTCTATGCCCTTGGCCACGAGAAGCTGTAGAATGGGTTCAACGAAAACGCGAAGTCAAAATCAATCCGCTTACCAAACAAAAATTCCAATGGCCTACACCGCCCATGATTCAGAAGGTTAAATCATTCGGCTGCCACGTCATCCCTTCCGGATACGCCCCAAAACAGGGTAGCAATCGCTACCGTCAGCTAGAGTGGAAGATCGTTTTCCCCGAAGCGGAACGCTACCTGGAAAGCTGCCTAACCAACACCCAAACGAAGATCTACATGCTGACGAAACTGTTGTTTAAAACGTTCGTCGATCCTGTCTTCACGACCGGTGTCAGCATGTTCAGCAACGAACATCTGCGGGCACATCTCTTCTGGCAGTGCGAAAGCAACTACGCAGCCTGGCCGGCAGACTACCTTGGGGAAGCATTCATTCGATTCCTGAACGCTCTGCTAGATCGCATAAAAACGCACAAACTTCCCGACTACTTCCTACCGAGTCGGAACCTGTTCGAGAACATCCCGGAAAAAGTGCTGGTCGAGTTGCACAAACGAATCTTCCGAATCACCGAGAATCCGGTGATGCACGTTCTGATCGCGCTACGAAATATGAAGCTTCCCGGAGGGAATGTGACGTTCTATCCGAAGATCCGAATCAAGCGGCTGTATTCCGTGTTGATCATCGATAATCCACTGAAAATCTTGAATCCGCGGTTTCGAGATGAGAACGAGAACTTGGCTGCGGAGGATTCAGCCGATGACGACGGGAACGAGAAAGAGGTCGCCGTTGGATCGATGGCGTATTTCAACCAACAGGAGGTGGAATCACGAAAACAGAGGACGCGCATAGTTCGGTTCATGGAAGCGGAAAAGATGAAGCAAGAGCAACAAACCAACGAGGAGCGTCGGGTTTCGATGGATTCGATCGATTTGATGGTTGGTAACGAAA ttcagtccGCTGAAACACATGGAGAATATCCGGCGCCAATTGATTTACAACATCTTCGTGCAGCATTTCATCGACATGGCTCAGACATCATACTACTTCCGATCGCTCAATCAGGGGTTGGTCTATTTGAAACAGGCCGAACGGTTGTGCAGTCTGCTGAGTGA